One Leopardus geoffroyi isolate Oge1 chromosome C1, O.geoffroyi_Oge1_pat1.0, whole genome shotgun sequence DNA segment encodes these proteins:
- the FAM110D gene encoding protein FAM110D isoform X1, protein MSRAEATSKVQTTNHRTGRRYQGVPTNCSWLLNWLPPSSGLWGTILPSSAKMILASPSTPSRGRTPSAVERLEADKAKYVKTHQVIARRQEPALRGGPGPLSPHPYNELGPPGSPRTPRPARRSSGRRLPRPDSLIFYRQKRDCKASVNKENAKGQGLVRRLFLGAPRDATSSSPGPTERPAAPGVWAAPQDAPEASGKRALCPTCSLPLSEKERFFNYCGLERALVEVLGAERFSPQSWGADASPQPGAPPPPGSGDTSDWTSSDTDRPDGAGGGGGGGGGGGGGSEAAGSARDGRPPVSVVERNARVIQWLYGCQRARDPPRESEV, encoded by the coding sequence GTACCAGGGAGTCCCGACCAATTGCTCTTGGCTCCTCAACTGGCTTCCTCCCTCCAGTGGCTTATGGGGTACTATCCTGCCCAGCTCTGCTAAGATGATCCtggcctctccctccaccccgtCCAGGGGACGGACCCCCAGCGCCGTGGAGAGGTTGGAGGCCGACAAAGCCAAGTATGTCAAGACACACCAAGTGATAGCACGACGTCAGGAGCCAGCCCTGCGTGGGGGTCCCGGACCGCTTTCCCCGCACCCCTACAATGAGTTGGGACCCCCTGGATCGCCCAGGACGCCCAGGCCCGCCCGCCGGAGCAGCGGCAGGCGGCTGCCAAGGCCTGACTCCCTCATCTTCTACCGCCAGAAGCGGGACTGCAAGGCTTCGGTGAACAAAGAGAACGCCAAGGGCCAGGGGCTGGTGCGGCGCCTGTTCCTGGGGGCCCCCCGCGACGCCACCTCGAGCAGTCCCGGCCCAACCGAGCGACCAGCGGCTCCTGGGGTTTGGGCCGCTCCCCAAGATGCCCCGGAAGCGTCAGGAAAGCGGGCACTGTGCCCCACATGCTCACTGCCCTTGTCGGAGAAGGAGCGCTTCTTCAACTACTGCGGCCTGGAGCGCGCGCTGGTGGAGGTGCTGGGCGCTGAGCGCTTCTCTCCGCAGAGCTGGGGCGCCGACGCCAGCCCCCAGCCcggggcgccgccgccgcccggctcCGGGGACACCAGCGACTGGACGTCCAGCGACACGGATCGCCCGGACGgtgctggcggcggcggcggcggcggcggcggcggcggcggcggctcggaGGCCGCGGGCTCGGCGCGGGACGGGCGCCCCCCGGTGTCCGTGGTGGAGCGCAACGCGCGCGTCATCCAGTGGCTGTACGGCTGCCAGCGCGCCCGCGACCCGCCGCGCGAGTCCGAGGTGTGA
- the FAM110D gene encoding protein FAM110D isoform X2 — translation MILASPSTPSRGRTPSAVERLEADKAKYVKTHQVIARRQEPALRGGPGPLSPHPYNELGPPGSPRTPRPARRSSGRRLPRPDSLIFYRQKRDCKASVNKENAKGQGLVRRLFLGAPRDATSSSPGPTERPAAPGVWAAPQDAPEASGKRALCPTCSLPLSEKERFFNYCGLERALVEVLGAERFSPQSWGADASPQPGAPPPPGSGDTSDWTSSDTDRPDGAGGGGGGGGGGGGGSEAAGSARDGRPPVSVVERNARVIQWLYGCQRARDPPRESEV, via the coding sequence ATGATCCtggcctctccctccaccccgtCCAGGGGACGGACCCCCAGCGCCGTGGAGAGGTTGGAGGCCGACAAAGCCAAGTATGTCAAGACACACCAAGTGATAGCACGACGTCAGGAGCCAGCCCTGCGTGGGGGTCCCGGACCGCTTTCCCCGCACCCCTACAATGAGTTGGGACCCCCTGGATCGCCCAGGACGCCCAGGCCCGCCCGCCGGAGCAGCGGCAGGCGGCTGCCAAGGCCTGACTCCCTCATCTTCTACCGCCAGAAGCGGGACTGCAAGGCTTCGGTGAACAAAGAGAACGCCAAGGGCCAGGGGCTGGTGCGGCGCCTGTTCCTGGGGGCCCCCCGCGACGCCACCTCGAGCAGTCCCGGCCCAACCGAGCGACCAGCGGCTCCTGGGGTTTGGGCCGCTCCCCAAGATGCCCCGGAAGCGTCAGGAAAGCGGGCACTGTGCCCCACATGCTCACTGCCCTTGTCGGAGAAGGAGCGCTTCTTCAACTACTGCGGCCTGGAGCGCGCGCTGGTGGAGGTGCTGGGCGCTGAGCGCTTCTCTCCGCAGAGCTGGGGCGCCGACGCCAGCCCCCAGCCcggggcgccgccgccgcccggctcCGGGGACACCAGCGACTGGACGTCCAGCGACACGGATCGCCCGGACGgtgctggcggcggcggcggcggcggcggcggcggcggcggcggctcggaGGCCGCGGGCTCGGCGCGGGACGGGCGCCCCCCGGTGTCCGTGGTGGAGCGCAACGCGCGCGTCATCCAGTGGCTGTACGGCTGCCAGCGCGCCCGCGACCCGCCGCGCGAGTCCGAGGTGTGA